The Vicia villosa cultivar HV-30 ecotype Madison, WI linkage group LG1, Vvil1.0, whole genome shotgun sequence genome includes a region encoding these proteins:
- the LOC131643668 gene encoding uncharacterized protein LOC131643668 isoform X1: protein MGTQVSDADYVTCLEARVKELEAENANLLSRLAHCHCSQEDQILRGPDYKDAKVTEPKKSNGESQRKIRKKPGYNTGFLSHHSKRYVALKVMYFGKRFYGFSAEAQMEPSVESEIFKALKTTRLLVGDKKESQYSRCGRTDKGVSSVGQVIALFLRSKLKVSGVNNGSSEEFVFEERLEGELDYVRVINRELPNDIRVLGWCPVPVDFHARFSCLSREYKYFFWNENLNILAMKTAGTKLLGEHDFRNFCKMDAANVHTYMRCISMFEISPTDVSYDGNQLWVIKFRGRAFLWHQVRCMVAVLFLVGQGFESPDVIDILLDTNRIPRKPQYVMASEAPLVLQSCEFENLKFMCSPDSGKALRAHLINECQTYQLETAIFREAILNCVPQLHSAAKHDQSFPPSPGSKKKGSHIPLLSRPTEPSYEERRAKLSSCT from the exons ATGGGGACGCAGGTGAGCGATGCCGACTACGTGACCTGCTTGGAAGCCAGGGTCAAG GAATTAGAAGCTGAGAATGCAAATCTTTTATCTCGACTTGCTCATTGTCACTGCTCTCAG GAAGATCAAATATTACGCGGTCCAGATTATAAAGATGCAAAAGTGACCGAACCGAAAAAATCCAACGGGGAATCACAAAGGAAGATAAGGAAAAAGCCag GCTATAACACAGGGTTTCTGAGTCATCATAGCAAGAGATATGTAGCTTTAAAAGTAATGTACTTTGGAAAAAG GTTCTATGGTTTTTCTGCCGAGGCACAGATGGAACCATCCGTTGAG TCTGAAATTTTTAAAGCTCTCAAGACAACAAGGCTATTGGTTGGTGATAAGAAGGAGTCGCAGTATTCAAGATGTGGTAGAACAGACAAAGGAGTTTCCTCTGTTGGACAA GTGATAGCTCTTTTTCTAAGATCAAAGCTCAAAGTATCTGGAGTAAATaatggaagttctgaagaattTGTTTTTGAAGAGAGACTTG AAGGGGAGCTTGATTATGTGAGGGTAATAAATCGAGAGCTTCCAAATGACATTCGAGTTCTGGGCTGGTGTCCTGTTCCTGTTGATTTCCATGCAAG GTTCAGCTGTTTAAGCAGGgagtataaatattttttttggaacGAAAACTTGAATATCCTG GCTATGAAGACTGCTGGAACAAAACTTTTAGGAGAACACGACTTTAGAAACTTCTGTAAAATGGATGCAGCAAATGTGCACACCTACATGCGGTGCATCTCAATGTTTGAGATTTCTCCAACAGATGTGAG TTATGATGGTAATCAACTCTGGGTAATTAAATTCAGAGGCAGGGCTTTTCTATGGCATCAGGTTCGCTGCATGGTTGCTGTTCTTTTCTTGGTTGGCCAAGGTTTTGAATCTCCAGAT GTGATTGACATACTTCTGGACACTAACAGGATTCCCAGGAAACCTCAATACGTCATGGCTTCAGAAGCTCCTTTGGTTCTTCAATCCTGtgaatttgaaaatctcaagTTTATGTGTTCACCAG ACTCAGGAAAGGCACTACGTGCACACCTGATTAATGAATGCCAAACTTACCAGCTTGAAACTGCAATCTTTCGCGAAGCTATTCTAAATTGCGTGCCTCAACTGCACAGTGCTGCAAAACACG ATCAAAGCTTTCCACCAAGTCCAGGATCCAAGAAGAAAGGCTCCCATATACCTCTCTTGTCGCGACCAACTGAGC CATCTTACGAAGAACGGCGCGCCAAACTCAGCTCATGCACATGA
- the LOC131643668 gene encoding uncharacterized protein LOC131643668 isoform X2, producing the protein MGTQVSDADYVTCLEARVKELEAENANLLSRLAHCHCSQEDQILRGPDYKDAKVTEPKKSNGESQRKIRKKPGYNTGFLSHHSKRYVALKVMYFGKRFYGFSAEAQMEPSVESEIFKALKTTRLLVGDKKESQYSRCGRTDKGVSSVGQVIALFLRSKLKVSGVNNGSSEEFVFEERLGELDYVRVINRELPNDIRVLGWCPVPVDFHARFSCLSREYKYFFWNENLNILAMKTAGTKLLGEHDFRNFCKMDAANVHTYMRCISMFEISPTDVSYDGNQLWVIKFRGRAFLWHQVRCMVAVLFLVGQGFESPDVIDILLDTNRIPRKPQYVMASEAPLVLQSCEFENLKFMCSPDSGKALRAHLINECQTYQLETAIFREAILNCVPQLHSAAKHDQSFPPSPGSKKKGSHIPLLSRPTEPSYEERRAKLSSCT; encoded by the exons ATGGGGACGCAGGTGAGCGATGCCGACTACGTGACCTGCTTGGAAGCCAGGGTCAAG GAATTAGAAGCTGAGAATGCAAATCTTTTATCTCGACTTGCTCATTGTCACTGCTCTCAG GAAGATCAAATATTACGCGGTCCAGATTATAAAGATGCAAAAGTGACCGAACCGAAAAAATCCAACGGGGAATCACAAAGGAAGATAAGGAAAAAGCCag GCTATAACACAGGGTTTCTGAGTCATCATAGCAAGAGATATGTAGCTTTAAAAGTAATGTACTTTGGAAAAAG GTTCTATGGTTTTTCTGCCGAGGCACAGATGGAACCATCCGTTGAG TCTGAAATTTTTAAAGCTCTCAAGACAACAAGGCTATTGGTTGGTGATAAGAAGGAGTCGCAGTATTCAAGATGTGGTAGAACAGACAAAGGAGTTTCCTCTGTTGGACAA GTGATAGCTCTTTTTCTAAGATCAAAGCTCAAAGTATCTGGAGTAAATaatggaagttctgaagaattTGTTTTTGAAGAGAGACTTG GGGAGCTTGATTATGTGAGGGTAATAAATCGAGAGCTTCCAAATGACATTCGAGTTCTGGGCTGGTGTCCTGTTCCTGTTGATTTCCATGCAAG GTTCAGCTGTTTAAGCAGGgagtataaatattttttttggaacGAAAACTTGAATATCCTG GCTATGAAGACTGCTGGAACAAAACTTTTAGGAGAACACGACTTTAGAAACTTCTGTAAAATGGATGCAGCAAATGTGCACACCTACATGCGGTGCATCTCAATGTTTGAGATTTCTCCAACAGATGTGAG TTATGATGGTAATCAACTCTGGGTAATTAAATTCAGAGGCAGGGCTTTTCTATGGCATCAGGTTCGCTGCATGGTTGCTGTTCTTTTCTTGGTTGGCCAAGGTTTTGAATCTCCAGAT GTGATTGACATACTTCTGGACACTAACAGGATTCCCAGGAAACCTCAATACGTCATGGCTTCAGAAGCTCCTTTGGTTCTTCAATCCTGtgaatttgaaaatctcaagTTTATGTGTTCACCAG ACTCAGGAAAGGCACTACGTGCACACCTGATTAATGAATGCCAAACTTACCAGCTTGAAACTGCAATCTTTCGCGAAGCTATTCTAAATTGCGTGCCTCAACTGCACAGTGCTGCAAAACACG ATCAAAGCTTTCCACCAAGTCCAGGATCCAAGAAGAAAGGCTCCCATATACCTCTCTTGTCGCGACCAACTGAGC CATCTTACGAAGAACGGCGCGCCAAACTCAGCTCATGCACATGA
- the LOC131643668 gene encoding uncharacterized protein LOC131643668 isoform X3, translated as MGTQVSDADYVTCLEARVKELEAENANLLSRLAHCHCSQEDQILRGPDYKDAKVTEPKKSNGESQRKIRKKPGYNTGFLSHHSKRYVALKVMYFGKRFYGFSAEAQMEPSVESEIFKALKTTRLLVGDKKESQYSRCGRTDKGVSSVGQVIALFLRSKLKVSGVNNGSSEEFVFEERLEGELDYVRVINRELPNDIRVLGWCPVPVDFHARFSCLSREYKYFFWNENLNILAMKTAGTKLLGEHDFRNFCKMDAANVHTYMRCISMFEISPTDVSYDGNQLWVIKFRGRAFLWHQVRCMVAVLFLVGQGFESPDDSQETSIRHGFRSSFGSSIL; from the exons ATGGGGACGCAGGTGAGCGATGCCGACTACGTGACCTGCTTGGAAGCCAGGGTCAAG GAATTAGAAGCTGAGAATGCAAATCTTTTATCTCGACTTGCTCATTGTCACTGCTCTCAG GAAGATCAAATATTACGCGGTCCAGATTATAAAGATGCAAAAGTGACCGAACCGAAAAAATCCAACGGGGAATCACAAAGGAAGATAAGGAAAAAGCCag GCTATAACACAGGGTTTCTGAGTCATCATAGCAAGAGATATGTAGCTTTAAAAGTAATGTACTTTGGAAAAAG GTTCTATGGTTTTTCTGCCGAGGCACAGATGGAACCATCCGTTGAG TCTGAAATTTTTAAAGCTCTCAAGACAACAAGGCTATTGGTTGGTGATAAGAAGGAGTCGCAGTATTCAAGATGTGGTAGAACAGACAAAGGAGTTTCCTCTGTTGGACAA GTGATAGCTCTTTTTCTAAGATCAAAGCTCAAAGTATCTGGAGTAAATaatggaagttctgaagaattTGTTTTTGAAGAGAGACTTG AAGGGGAGCTTGATTATGTGAGGGTAATAAATCGAGAGCTTCCAAATGACATTCGAGTTCTGGGCTGGTGTCCTGTTCCTGTTGATTTCCATGCAAG GTTCAGCTGTTTAAGCAGGgagtataaatattttttttggaacGAAAACTTGAATATCCTG GCTATGAAGACTGCTGGAACAAAACTTTTAGGAGAACACGACTTTAGAAACTTCTGTAAAATGGATGCAGCAAATGTGCACACCTACATGCGGTGCATCTCAATGTTTGAGATTTCTCCAACAGATGTGAG TTATGATGGTAATCAACTCTGGGTAATTAAATTCAGAGGCAGGGCTTTTCTATGGCATCAGGTTCGCTGCATGGTTGCTGTTCTTTTCTTGGTTGGCCAAGGTTTTGAATCTCCAGAT GATTCCCAGGAAACCTCAATACGTCATGGCTTCAGAAGCTCCTTTGGTTCTTCAATCCTGtga
- the LOC131613237 gene encoding uncharacterized protein LOC131613237 gives MEEEKEALVAKSEKHQSDSDSEVKQVEIHLFRQGQGPIAVFKSELAGCEQNRLDVRRILHQHSLKSIFAFNPRSGRAAPIRFNPKTGNSALPYRNGAVLYIDSEPKESLLKPLSRILIGVALITIMIMLVSGEIAVSTPEWVQKLNVSGVNFPPLIVACVVVVFSRMRHRTRRFLKRLGI, from the exons ATGGAGGAAGAAAAGGAAGCGTTGGTGGCAAAAAGCGAAAAGCACCaatcagactcagactctgagGTGAAGCAGGTGGAGATTCACCTCTTCCGGCAAGGCCAAGGACCGATTGCAGTATTCAAATCGGAGCTTGCCGGATGTGAACAAAACCGGTTGGATGTCCGTCGGATCCTCCACCAACACTCCCTCAAATCCATCTTCGCTTTCAACCCTCGATCTGGCCGCGCCGCCCCTATCCGCTTCAACCCTAAAACCGGAAATTCCGCCTTGCCTTACCGAAACGGCGCCGTTCTCTACATCGACAGCGAACCTAAG gAGTCGTTGCTTAAACCTTTGAGCAGGATTTTGATTGGGGTGGCACTGATAACTATTATGATAATGTTAGTTTCGGGTGAAATTGCTGTTAGTACTCCAGAATGGGTTCAGAAACTGAATGTTTCTGGTGTGAATTTCCCCCCTTTGATAGTGGCTTGTGTAGTTGTTGTTTTCTCTCGCATGAGGCACAGGACTAGACGATTTCTCAAGAGGCTTGGGATCTAA